A region from the Streptosporangium sp. NBC_01756 genome encodes:
- a CDS encoding ABC transporter ATP-binding protein → MDMEVTAWTSLYHAMNAQDDRRPFSMAALRRISVFARPHRRLLTSYLLLSVVTAALAVATPVLAGRVVDAIVNGAAVDVVVVLAALIAVIALAEAGLGLMTRWLSASIGEGLILDLRTAVFDHVQRMPIAFFTRTRTGALVSRLNNDVIGAQRAFSDTLSGVVGNLVTLVLTLAVMIGTSWQITLLALLLLPVFVLPARRMGTRLARLEREAANHNAAMSTQMTERFSAPGATLVKLFGRPADESAEFAARVRRVRDIGVRTAMVQSVFVTALMLVSALALALVYGLGGFYALRGQLEPGAVVAMALLLTRLYAPLTALASARLEVMSALVSFERVFEVLDLKPLITERPDARRVPDGPVSVEFDGVRFGYPSADKVSLASLEEVATLDTRGGVEVLHGVSFRAEPGQMVALVGSSGAGKSTIAQLVPRLYDAEEGTVRLSGVDVRDLSAESIRETLGMVTQDGHLFHESIRANLLLARPEATEDELWEVLRRARLADLIEALPDGLDTVVGERGYRLSGGERQRLTIARLLLARPRVVILDEATAHLDSTSEAAVQEALGEALAGRTSVVIAHRLSTVRAADLILVVEDGQVVERGTHTDLLAAGGRYEELYRTQFDQPSVSEPVH, encoded by the coding sequence ATGGACATGGAAGTGACCGCGTGGACATCGCTCTACCACGCGATGAACGCGCAGGACGATCGGCGGCCTTTCTCCATGGCCGCGCTCCGGCGGATCAGCGTCTTCGCGCGGCCCCACCGCCGACTGCTGACGTCCTACCTGCTGCTCAGCGTCGTGACGGCGGCGCTGGCGGTCGCGACCCCCGTGCTCGCGGGCCGGGTCGTCGACGCGATCGTCAACGGTGCCGCGGTGGACGTCGTCGTCGTGCTCGCGGCGCTCATCGCGGTCATCGCGCTGGCGGAGGCCGGGCTCGGGCTGATGACGCGGTGGCTGTCGGCGAGCATCGGCGAGGGCCTGATCCTCGACCTGCGCACCGCGGTCTTCGACCATGTGCAGCGCATGCCCATCGCCTTCTTCACCCGCACCCGCACCGGGGCGCTGGTCAGCAGGCTGAACAACGACGTCATCGGCGCGCAGCGGGCGTTCAGCGACACCCTCTCCGGTGTTGTGGGCAACCTCGTGACGCTCGTGCTCACCCTCGCCGTGATGATCGGGACATCCTGGCAGATCACCCTGCTCGCCCTGCTGCTGCTGCCGGTGTTCGTCCTGCCCGCCCGGCGGATGGGCACCCGGCTGGCGCGGCTCGAACGTGAGGCGGCCAACCACAACGCGGCCATGAGCACACAGATGACGGAGCGGTTCTCCGCACCCGGGGCGACGCTCGTGAAGCTCTTCGGCCGACCCGCCGACGAGTCGGCCGAGTTCGCGGCCAGGGTCCGGCGGGTGCGCGACATCGGGGTGCGCACCGCGATGGTGCAGTCGGTGTTCGTCACCGCGCTGATGCTGGTCTCGGCCCTCGCCCTGGCCCTCGTCTACGGCCTCGGCGGCTTCTACGCCCTGCGGGGGCAGTTGGAGCCGGGGGCCGTCGTCGCGATGGCGCTGCTGCTCACCCGCCTCTACGCCCCGCTGACCGCCCTGGCGAGCGCGCGGCTGGAGGTGATGAGCGCGCTGGTGAGCTTCGAGAGGGTCTTCGAGGTGCTGGACCTCAAGCCCCTGATCACCGAGCGGCCGGACGCCCGGCGGGTGCCCGACGGACCGGTGTCGGTGGAGTTCGACGGGGTGCGCTTCGGTTACCCGTCGGCGGACAAGGTGTCGCTGGCGTCACTGGAGGAGGTGGCGACCCTCGACACGCGCGGCGGCGTCGAGGTCCTGCACGGGGTGTCGTTCCGCGCCGAGCCGGGGCAGATGGTGGCGCTGGTCGGGTCCTCGGGCGCCGGGAAGTCGACGATCGCCCAGCTGGTGCCGAGACTCTACGACGCGGAGGAGGGCACGGTGCGCCTGTCCGGCGTGGACGTCCGGGACCTGTCGGCGGAGTCGATCCGCGAGACGCTCGGGATGGTGACGCAGGACGGGCACCTTTTCCACGAGTCGATCCGGGCGAACCTGCTGCTGGCCCGGCCGGAGGCGACGGAGGACGAGCTGTGGGAGGTGCTGCGCCGCGCCCGGCTCGCCGACCTCATCGAAGCGCTGCCCGACGGGCTGGACACCGTCGTCGGCGAGCGCGGATACCGGCTCTCCGGCGGCGAGCGCCAGCGGTTGACGATCGCGCGGCTGCTGCTGGCGCGCCCGCGGGTGGTGATCCTCGACGAGGCCACCGCACACCTGGACTCCACCTCGGAGGCGGCGGTGCAGGAGGCGCTGGGCGAAGCGCTGGCCGGGCGGACCTCGGTGGTGATCGCACACCGGCTGTCCACCGTCCGGGCCGCCGACCTCATCCTGGTGGTCGAGGACGGGCAGGTCGTGGAGCGCGGCACGCACACCGACCTCCTCGCGGCGGGCGGCCGCTACGAGGAGCTGTACCGGACCCAGTTCGACCAGCCGTCCGTCAGCGAGCCGGTCCACTGA
- a CDS encoding rhamnulokinase, translating into MSVYAAVDLGASSGRVMTARIDDGQVRLTEAHRFANRPVRVGETLHWDILALYRGILDGLREAGPVDSIGIDSWAVDYGLLDGAGRLIGNPVHYRDGRTAGIMERVTGEVGADALYQIGGLQFLPFNTVYQLLADPDLGRAGTLLLIPDLLTHWLTGSVGAESTNASTTGLYDVRAGGWARELADRLGLPAGILPELRRPGSAAGTLRAEVAAETGLPGSTPVTAVASHDTASAVVAVPAATERFAYISSGTWSLVGLELSRPVLTEESRLANFTNEGGLDGTIRYLRNVMGLWILQECVRAWGDIELTDLLAAAAQAPPFQAVIDPDDPAFLPPGDMPARITAFCERTGQRPPADRAQVVRCVMESLALAYRRTIRDAVRLSGQDVEVVHVVGGGARNTLLCQMTADATGLPVVAGPVEAAALGNALVQARAQGVVSDIRALVRRSEQLVTYRPRGEESAWARAEDRLTGH; encoded by the coding sequence ATGAGCGTTTACGCGGCAGTCGACCTGGGAGCCTCCAGCGGGCGGGTGATGACCGCGCGGATCGACGACGGGCAGGTGCGCCTCACCGAGGCGCACCGGTTCGCGAACCGTCCGGTCCGGGTCGGCGAGACCCTGCACTGGGACATCCTCGCCCTGTACCGGGGGATATTGGACGGGCTGCGCGAGGCCGGTCCGGTCGACTCGATCGGCATCGACTCCTGGGCGGTCGACTACGGCCTGCTTGACGGGGCCGGGCGGCTCATCGGCAACCCGGTGCACTATCGCGACGGGCGGACCGCCGGGATCATGGAGCGGGTGACCGGCGAGGTGGGCGCCGACGCGCTCTACCAGATCGGCGGCCTGCAGTTCCTGCCGTTCAACACGGTCTACCAGCTGCTCGCCGACCCCGACCTCGGCCGTGCCGGGACGCTGTTGCTGATCCCGGACCTGCTGACCCACTGGCTGACCGGTTCCGTCGGCGCGGAGAGCACCAACGCCTCCACCACCGGGCTGTACGACGTGCGGGCCGGGGGATGGGCCCGGGAACTGGCCGACCGGCTGGGCCTGCCGGCCGGAATCCTCCCGGAGCTGCGACGGCCGGGCTCGGCCGCCGGGACGCTCCGCGCCGAGGTCGCCGCCGAGACCGGACTGCCCGGCTCGACCCCGGTCACCGCGGTGGCCTCGCACGACACGGCCTCGGCGGTCGTGGCGGTGCCCGCCGCCACCGAACGGTTCGCCTACATCTCCTCCGGCACCTGGTCGCTCGTCGGACTCGAACTCTCCCGGCCCGTCCTGACCGAGGAGAGCCGCCTGGCCAACTTCACCAACGAGGGCGGCCTGGACGGCACCATCCGCTACCTGCGTAACGTGATGGGCCTGTGGATCCTGCAGGAGTGCGTGCGCGCCTGGGGTGACATCGAACTGACCGACCTGCTCGCCGCCGCCGCGCAGGCCCCGCCGTTCCAGGCGGTGATCGACCCCGACGACCCGGCCTTCCTGCCGCCCGGTGACATGCCCGCCCGGATCACCGCCTTCTGCGAGCGCACCGGCCAGCGGCCCCCGGCCGACCGGGCGCAGGTCGTCCGGTGCGTGATGGAGAGCCTGGCCCTCGCCTACCGCAGGACGATCCGCGACGCCGTACGGCTCAGCGGCCAGGACGTGGAGGTCGTGCACGTGGTCGGCGGCGGTGCCCGCAACACGCTGCTCTGCCAGATGACCGCCGACGCCACCGGCCTGCCGGTCGTCGCCGGCCCGGTGGAGGCCGCCGCCCTCGGCAACGCCCTGGTCCAGGCACGTGCCCAGGGCGTGGTCTCCGACATCCGGGCGCTCGTACGGCGGAGCGAGCAACTCGTCACCTACCGTCCCCGCGGCGAAGAGTCGGCGTGGGCACGCGCCGAAGACCGGCTCACCGGGCACTGA
- a CDS encoding LacI family DNA-binding transcriptional regulator yields the protein MGDVSIKEVAQLARVSPGTVSNVLNRPERVAPATRERVRHAIRELGFVRHGSASTLRAGHSRTIGLSVMDIGNPFFTDVAAGVEDVASDLGYAVILGNSAGSPSKEEHNLTVFAEHRVRGVLITPSDGAPHRVDRLRERGISVVLIDHPAHRPDQCSVTVDDVAGGRMAVAHLLDRGARKICYLTGPRTIRQCVERGHGAGQALAAAGLDPSAALETVEAPAMTARAGQEAAARLIASGRLPEAIFCANDLLALGMLRGLLQAGVDVPGEVALIGYDDIDFAAASAVSLSSVRQPTYKLGQIATELLLEECGDPGTHAHRQIVFQPELVVRESTGRVRQHGGHPTTDGE from the coding sequence TTGGGCGATGTCAGCATCAAGGAGGTCGCCCAGCTCGCGCGGGTCTCGCCCGGCACGGTCTCGAACGTGCTCAACCGGCCGGAACGGGTGGCGCCCGCGACCCGGGAGCGCGTCAGACACGCGATCCGCGAGCTCGGTTTCGTCCGGCACGGCTCGGCGTCGACGCTCCGCGCCGGACACAGCCGGACCATCGGGCTGTCGGTCATGGACATCGGCAACCCGTTCTTCACCGATGTGGCGGCCGGAGTCGAGGACGTCGCCAGCGACCTCGGTTACGCGGTGATCCTGGGCAACTCGGCCGGCTCGCCGTCCAAGGAGGAGCACAACCTGACAGTCTTCGCCGAACACCGGGTACGCGGCGTGCTGATCACCCCGTCGGACGGCGCCCCCCATCGGGTCGACCGGCTGCGCGAGCGCGGTATCAGCGTGGTGCTCATCGACCACCCCGCCCACCGGCCCGACCAGTGCTCGGTGACCGTCGACGACGTGGCCGGCGGCCGGATGGCCGTCGCCCACCTGCTCGACCGCGGCGCCCGGAAAATCTGCTACCTCACCGGCCCGCGGACCATCCGGCAGTGCGTGGAGCGGGGGCACGGCGCCGGGCAGGCCCTCGCCGCCGCGGGTCTCGACCCCTCAGCCGCCCTGGAGACGGTGGAGGCGCCGGCGATGACCGCGCGGGCGGGGCAGGAGGCGGCCGCGAGGCTCATCGCCTCCGGCCGGCTACCGGAGGCGATCTTCTGCGCCAACGACCTGCTCGCTCTCGGCATGCTCCGCGGTCTGCTGCAGGCCGGGGTGGACGTGCCCGGCGAGGTGGCCCTGATCGGCTACGACGACATCGACTTCGCGGCGGCCTCGGCGGTGTCGCTCAGCTCGGTCCGGCAACCCACCTACAAGCTCGGGCAGATCGCCACCGAGTTGCTGCTGGAGGAGTGCGGTGATCCCGGCACGCACGCCCACCGGCAGATCGTGTTCCAGCCCGAGCTGGTCGTCCGCGAGTCGACCGGCCGGGTGCGACAGCACGGCGGCCATCCGACGACGGACGGGGAATGA
- a CDS encoding sugar ABC transporter ATP-binding protein — protein MSKAFGAVQALREVSLELYAGEAHALAGENGAGKSTLVKTLAGVHRPDTGQVLLDGERVEFHNPADAQQAGVAVIYQEPTMFPDLSVAENIFIGRQPRASLGRIDRGAMRARAAELFTRLGVALDPEQPARGLSIADQQLVEIAKALSRDARVLVMDEPTAALSGNEVTRLFNVVKALREQGCAVLFISHRLDEIFELCQRVTTLRDGTWIASEPVAGLTHDGLVRRMVGRDLDALYPKQETEPGEVALKVGRLTREGVFTDVSFEVRRGEIVALAGLVGAGRSEVARAIFGVDRWDAGTVEVNGRRLPAASPTAAMAAGLALVPEDRRQQGLVMDQSIERNIGLTGLKALRRGPVISRAAERDRARDWAIRLQLKFNGLSDAVNVLSGGNQQKVVLGKWLSTRPEVLIIDEPTRGIDVGTKAEVHRLLSQLAADGLAVLMISSDLPEVLGMADRVLVMQEGRLVAEIPRERATEESVMTAATGRVS, from the coding sequence GTGAGCAAGGCGTTCGGCGCCGTACAGGCACTGCGGGAGGTCTCCCTTGAGCTGTACGCCGGGGAGGCGCACGCCCTGGCCGGGGAGAACGGGGCCGGGAAGTCCACCCTGGTGAAGACCCTGGCCGGGGTGCACCGCCCGGACACCGGACAGGTCCTCCTCGACGGGGAGCGGGTGGAGTTCCACAATCCCGCGGACGCCCAGCAGGCCGGGGTGGCGGTGATCTACCAGGAGCCCACGATGTTCCCCGACCTGTCGGTCGCCGAGAACATCTTCATCGGCCGCCAGCCCCGGGCCTCGCTCGGCCGTATCGACCGCGGCGCGATGCGCGCCAGGGCCGCCGAGCTCTTCACCCGCCTCGGCGTCGCCCTCGATCCCGAGCAGCCGGCCCGCGGCCTGTCCATCGCCGACCAGCAGCTCGTCGAGATCGCCAAGGCGCTCTCGCGGGACGCCCGGGTGCTCGTCATGGACGAGCCCACCGCGGCGCTCTCCGGCAACGAGGTCACCCGGCTCTTCAACGTGGTGAAGGCGCTGCGCGAGCAGGGCTGCGCGGTGCTGTTCATCTCCCACCGGCTCGATGAGATCTTCGAGCTCTGCCAGCGGGTCACCACGCTGCGCGACGGCACCTGGATCGCCAGCGAGCCGGTCGCCGGGCTGACCCATGACGGCCTGGTCCGCCGGATGGTCGGCCGCGACCTCGACGCCCTCTATCCCAAGCAGGAGACCGAGCCCGGCGAGGTGGCGCTCAAGGTGGGCCGTCTCACCCGCGAGGGCGTGTTCACCGACGTCTCCTTCGAGGTCCGGCGGGGCGAGATCGTGGCGCTCGCCGGTCTGGTGGGGGCGGGGCGCAGCGAGGTCGCCCGGGCGATCTTCGGCGTGGACCGGTGGGACGCGGGGACCGTCGAGGTGAACGGCAGGCGGCTGCCGGCCGCCTCCCCGACCGCCGCGATGGCCGCCGGCCTGGCCCTGGTCCCGGAGGACCGGCGGCAGCAGGGCCTGGTGATGGACCAGTCGATCGAGCGCAACATCGGGCTCACCGGCCTGAAGGCGCTGCGCCGCGGGCCGGTCATCTCCCGGGCCGCCGAACGGGACCGGGCCCGTGACTGGGCGATCCGGCTCCAGCTCAAGTTCAACGGGCTGTCCGACGCGGTGAACGTGCTCTCCGGCGGCAACCAGCAGAAGGTCGTGCTGGGCAAATGGTTGTCCACCCGGCCCGAGGTGCTCATCATCGACGAGCCCACCCGGGGCATCGACGTGGGCACCAAGGCCGAGGTCCACCGGCTGCTGTCCCAGCTCGCCGCCGACGGCCTCGCCGTACTGATGATCTCCTCTGACCTGCCCGAGGTGCTCGGCATGGCCGACCGGGTGCTGGTCATGCAGGAGGGGCGGCTGGTGGCCGAGATCCCGCGGGAGCGGGCGACCGAGGAGAGCGTGATGACCGCCGCCACCGGGAGGGTCTCGTGA
- a CDS encoding ABC transporter permease, which yields MSAVTAGRSTRGVVDLVFRARELSIVAALAVLVAVTASVNGNFLSGQGMKDIFLNASILVLLAVGQSVVVITRNIDLSVGSVVGLVAFTVGDFLAADHGRGIAFAIVLGVAIGALCGLVNGLLVSFGRVPALVVTLGTLYVIQGLDHFIAHGRQINAVDLPPALLSLGNGTVLGVPYLPVIAVVAMLAVGYYLRSYPSGRDFYAIGSSPEAAGLAGIPVRRRVMGAYLFSGALAGLAGVLWLSRFGTVVADAANSWELQVVSAVVVGGVAITGGVGTVYGAALGALLLTTITSALVVLKVNPFWQQAITGALLLLAISVDRLLALRVARILRRRNARHGS from the coding sequence ATGAGCGCCGTCACCGCCGGGCGGAGCACCCGGGGCGTGGTGGACCTGGTCTTCCGGGCCCGCGAGCTCAGCATCGTGGCCGCGCTGGCCGTACTGGTCGCGGTGACCGCGAGCGTCAACGGCAACTTCCTGTCCGGCCAGGGCATGAAGGACATCTTCCTCAACGCCTCCATCCTGGTGCTGCTCGCCGTCGGCCAGTCCGTGGTGGTCATCACCCGCAACATCGACCTGTCAGTCGGCTCGGTGGTCGGCCTGGTGGCCTTCACCGTCGGTGACTTCCTCGCCGCCGACCACGGGCGGGGCATCGCCTTCGCGATTGTGCTGGGCGTGGCCATCGGCGCGCTCTGCGGCCTGGTCAACGGCCTCCTGGTCAGCTTCGGCCGGGTCCCGGCGCTGGTGGTGACCCTCGGCACGCTGTACGTGATCCAGGGGCTCGACCACTTCATCGCCCACGGCCGGCAGATCAACGCGGTGGACCTGCCTCCCGCGCTGCTGTCCCTGGGCAACGGCACGGTGCTCGGCGTGCCGTACCTGCCGGTGATCGCCGTCGTGGCGATGCTGGCCGTCGGCTACTACCTGCGCTCCTACCCCTCGGGCCGGGACTTCTACGCGATCGGCTCCAGCCCGGAGGCCGCCGGTCTGGCGGGCATCCCGGTGCGCCGCCGCGTGATGGGGGCCTACCTGTTCAGCGGCGCCCTCGCGGGTCTGGCCGGGGTGCTCTGGCTGTCCCGGTTCGGCACGGTGGTGGCCGATGCCGCCAACAGCTGGGAGCTCCAGGTGGTCAGCGCCGTCGTGGTCGGCGGCGTGGCGATCACCGGCGGTGTCGGCACCGTGTACGGCGCGGCCCTCGGCGCGCTGCTGCTCACCACGATCACCAGCGCGCTGGTCGTGCTCAAGGTCAACCCGTTCTGGCAGCAGGCCATCACCGGCGCGCTGCTGCTCCTGGCGATCAGTGTGGACCGGCTGCTCGCGCTGCGGGTGGCCCGGATACTGCGGAGGAGGAACGCCCGCCATGGCTCCTGA
- a CDS encoding ABC transporter permease, translating into MAPDVTTAEPADGVRAPAPAGHGRRPFGRFLRWDVLVGVLLVLVFLGGSAGSPGFASIDNLSFALGDLGEIALIALAMTMLVVAAEVDLSVASVLGLSSALVGALWDAGWAIETIIPLVIVVGAVCGLVNGLLVTRLGLPSLAVTIGTLALYRGLAYVVLGDRAIAEFPQQYADLAVGDVPGTPIPYPVMLFVVLAAVTGVVLHATGFGRSLFAIGAQQEAALFAGIRVKRIKLILFVLSGTVAAFAGVVYTLRYGSARADNGAGLELAVIGAVLLGGVDFDGGKGTLGGVIAGVLLIGLLRNLLMLNDVSTEIQSIVTGLLLIISVITPRLVAAVGQRRRSAPPTSSPAPPES; encoded by the coding sequence ATGGCTCCTGACGTGACGACCGCGGAGCCCGCGGACGGGGTGCGGGCCCCGGCGCCCGCCGGGCACGGCCGGCGCCCGTTCGGCCGGTTCCTCCGCTGGGACGTGCTGGTCGGCGTGCTGCTGGTGCTCGTCTTCCTCGGCGGCTCGGCCGGGTCGCCCGGCTTCGCGAGCATCGACAACCTGTCCTTCGCCCTCGGCGACCTCGGTGAGATCGCCCTGATCGCGCTGGCGATGACCATGCTGGTGGTCGCCGCCGAGGTGGACCTGTCGGTGGCCTCGGTGCTCGGTCTGTCCAGCGCGCTGGTCGGCGCCCTTTGGGACGCGGGCTGGGCGATCGAGACGATCATCCCGCTGGTGATCGTGGTCGGTGCGGTGTGCGGCCTGGTCAACGGGCTGCTCGTGACCCGGCTGGGGCTGCCCTCGCTGGCGGTGACGATCGGCACGCTGGCGCTCTACCGGGGCCTCGCCTACGTCGTCCTGGGCGACCGGGCGATCGCCGAGTTCCCCCAGCAGTACGCCGACCTCGCCGTCGGCGACGTGCCGGGCACCCCGATCCCGTATCCGGTCATGCTCTTCGTCGTGCTGGCGGCGGTCACCGGGGTGGTGCTGCACGCCACCGGTTTCGGCCGGTCGCTGTTCGCGATCGGCGCGCAGCAGGAGGCCGCGCTGTTCGCCGGCATCCGGGTCAAGCGGATCAAGCTCATCCTGTTCGTGCTGTCGGGCACCGTCGCCGCCTTCGCCGGTGTCGTCTACACCCTGCGGTACGGCAGCGCCCGTGCCGACAACGGGGCCGGGCTGGAACTGGCTGTGATCGGGGCCGTCCTGCTCGGCGGCGTCGACTTCGACGGAGGCAAGGGCACCCTCGGCGGCGTCATCGCCGGTGTGCTGCTGATCGGGCTGCTCCGCAACCTGCTCATGCTCAACGACGTGTCGACCGAGATCCAGTCCATCGTCACCGGTCTGCTCCTGATCATCTCAGTGATCACTCCGCGTCTTGTCGCCGCGGTGGGGCAACGCCGGCGCAGTGCACCACCCACCTCATCGCCCGCACCCCCCGAATCCTGA
- the rhaS gene encoding rhamnose ABC transporter substrate-binding protein, whose product MLTFPRRFASTAALLTMVSLGLTACGGTTKDSAPQGAGTGASAAAPASADPSAPLKEGLKIAFLPKQINNPYETIVDKAGIEAAKEYKGEAKEVGPSDASASSQVSYVNTLIQQRQDAILIAANDANAVCGPLKQAMAKGIKVVSYDSDAAKDCRNLFINQADSEDIGRSQVKMLADMIGSKGEIAILSATANATNQNTWIDFMKDELTKPEYKDMKLVKVAYGDDDDQKSFQETQGLLQAYPDLKGIISPTTVGISAAARYISGSKYKGKITLTGLGTPNQMREFVKDGTVQQFALWNPKDLGYLASFAAASLASGQITGAEGEKFTAGRLGEYTVGKDGEVILGEPFVFKADNIDEFDF is encoded by the coding sequence ATGCTCACTTTCCCACGGAGGTTCGCCTCGACGGCGGCTCTGCTCACCATGGTCTCGCTCGGTCTGACGGCCTGCGGCGGCACCACCAAGGACTCCGCCCCGCAGGGCGCCGGCACCGGGGCGTCGGCCGCCGCGCCGGCTTCGGCCGACCCGAGCGCCCCGCTCAAGGAAGGCCTGAAGATCGCCTTCCTGCCCAAGCAGATCAACAACCCGTACGAGACGATCGTCGACAAGGCGGGCATCGAGGCGGCCAAGGAGTACAAGGGCGAGGCCAAGGAGGTCGGCCCGTCCGACGCCTCCGCCTCCTCGCAGGTCTCCTACGTCAACACGCTGATCCAGCAGCGGCAGGACGCCATCCTGATCGCGGCCAACGACGCCAACGCCGTCTGCGGCCCGCTCAAGCAGGCCATGGCCAAGGGCATCAAGGTCGTCTCCTACGACTCCGACGCCGCCAAGGACTGCCGGAACCTGTTCATCAACCAGGCCGACTCCGAGGACATCGGCCGCAGCCAGGTCAAGATGCTGGCGGACATGATCGGCAGCAAGGGCGAGATCGCGATCCTGTCGGCCACGGCCAACGCGACCAACCAGAACACCTGGATCGATTTCATGAAGGACGAGCTCACCAAGCCCGAGTACAAGGACATGAAGCTGGTCAAGGTCGCCTACGGCGACGACGACGACCAGAAGTCCTTCCAGGAGACCCAGGGCCTGCTCCAGGCCTACCCGGACCTCAAGGGCATCATCTCCCCGACCACGGTCGGCATCTCGGCCGCGGCCCGCTACATCTCCGGTTCCAAGTACAAGGGCAAGATCACCCTGACCGGTCTGGGCACCCCGAACCAGATGCGCGAGTTCGTCAAGGACGGCACCGTGCAGCAGTTCGCGCTCTGGAACCCCAAGGACCTGGGCTACCTGGCCAGCTTCGCCGCCGCTTCGCTCGCCTCGGGGCAGATCACCGGTGCCGAGGGCGAGAAGTTCACCGCGGGCAGGCTCGGTGAGTACACGGTCGGCAAGGACGGCGAGGTCATCCTCGGTGAGCCGTTCGTCTTCAAGGCCGACAACATCGACGAATTCGACTTCTGA
- the rhaI gene encoding L-rhamnose isomerase — MSDIKAALRAQAIETPSWAYGNSGTRFKVFAQRGVPRDPYEKLADAAQVHAFTGAAPTVALHIPWDRVDDYADLARHAAELGVRIGAINSNVFQDDDYRLGSVTNPDPAVRRKALDHLLACVDVMDATGSDTLKLWFSDGTNYPGQDDIRARQDRLAEALSAVYDRLGAEQRFLLEYKLFEPAFYVTDVPDWGTAYAHCLRLGERAQVVVDTGHHAPGTNIEFIVAFLLREGKLGGFDFNSRFYADDDLMVGAADPFQLFRIMYEVVRGGALSGRYGGGPEQGVAFMLDQCHNIEPKIPGQIRSVMNIQEATAKALLVDADALAKAQAEGDVLGANAALMDAYNTDVRPLLAELRQETGLDPDPMAAYARSGHFEKIAAERVGGTQAGWGA, encoded by the coding sequence ATGAGTGACATCAAGGCCGCGCTGCGGGCGCAGGCCATCGAGACCCCGTCCTGGGCGTACGGCAACAGCGGCACCCGGTTCAAGGTGTTCGCCCAGCGGGGTGTGCCGAGGGATCCCTACGAGAAGCTGGCCGACGCGGCCCAGGTGCACGCCTTCACCGGGGCGGCACCGACGGTGGCGCTGCACATCCCGTGGGACAGGGTCGACGACTACGCCGACCTGGCCCGGCACGCCGCCGAGCTGGGTGTGCGGATCGGTGCGATCAACTCCAACGTCTTCCAGGACGACGACTACCGGCTCGGCAGCGTCACCAACCCCGATCCGGCGGTGCGGCGCAAGGCGCTGGACCACCTGCTGGCGTGCGTGGACGTGATGGACGCCACCGGGTCCGACACGCTGAAGCTGTGGTTCTCCGACGGCACCAACTATCCCGGCCAGGACGACATCCGCGCCCGGCAGGACCGATTGGCCGAGGCGCTGTCGGCCGTCTACGACCGGCTGGGTGCCGAACAGCGCTTCCTGCTGGAGTACAAGCTGTTCGAGCCCGCCTTCTACGTGACCGACGTGCCCGACTGGGGCACCGCCTACGCGCACTGCCTGCGGCTGGGCGAGCGGGCTCAGGTGGTGGTGGACACCGGCCACCACGCGCCGGGCACCAACATCGAGTTCATCGTGGCCTTCCTGCTCCGCGAGGGCAAGCTCGGCGGGTTCGACTTCAACTCCCGCTTCTACGCCGACGACGACCTGATGGTGGGGGCCGCCGACCCGTTCCAGCTCTTCCGGATCATGTACGAGGTGGTCCGCGGCGGTGCCCTCTCCGGCCGGTACGGCGGCGGCCCGGAGCAGGGGGTGGCGTTCATGCTCGACCAGTGCCACAACATCGAGCCGAAGATCCCCGGTCAGATCCGCTCGGTGATGAACATCCAGGAGGCCACGGCCAAGGCGCTCCTGGTCGACGCGGACGCGCTGGCGAAGGCGCAGGCCGAGGGCGATGTGCTGGGTGCCAACGCCGCGCTGATGGACGCCTACAACACCGACGTCCGGCCGCTCCTCGCCGAGCTGCGCCAGGAGACGGGCCTCGACCCCGACCCGATGGCCGCCTACGCCCGTTCCGGCCACTTCGAGAAGATCGCCGCCGAGCGGGTCGGCGGTACCCAGGCGGGCTGGGGCGCCTGA